The proteins below are encoded in one region of Hordeum vulgare subsp. vulgare chromosome 3H, MorexV3_pseudomolecules_assembly, whole genome shotgun sequence:
- the LOC123442711 gene encoding short-chain dehydrogenase TIC 32 B, chloroplastic-like, whose product MGILSLITGKPGASGFGSGSTAEQVTEGICAAALTVIVTGGSSGIGFETSRVFALRGAHVIIAARNTEAASEAKKRIMKIHPVARIDVLKLDLSSLKSVRAFADQFNSMNLPLNILINNAGVMFCPFQLSEDEVEMQFATNHLGHFLLTNLLLENMKTTAKSTGIEGRIVNLSSVAHLHTYPKGIQFDQLNDKKTYNDKMAYGQSKLANILHAKELSRRLKEEGANITVNCVHPGLIMTNLMRHSFALMKVIQVVTYVFWKNVPQGAATTCYVGLNPQLKGVTGKYFADCNEERTSAHAKSDALAKQLWEFSEELIRSAK is encoded by the exons ATGGGCATCCTGTCCCTCATCACCGGCAAGCCGGGCGCCAGCGGGTTCGGGTCGGGCTCCACGGCGGAGCAGGTCACCGAGGGCATCTGCGCCGCCGCCCTCACCGTCATCGTCACAG GAGGATCTAGTGGCATTGGTTTTGAGACCTCGAGAGTCTTTGCCCTGAGAGGAGCCCATGTCATCATCGCTGCGAGGAACACAGAGGCTGCATCAGAGGCAAAGAAACGCATCATGAAGATACACCCAGTAGCCCGCATCGATGTTCTGAAGCTTGACCTTAGCTCCCTCAAGTCTGTCAGGGCCTTCGCTGAccagttcaactccatgaatcttCCTCTAAACATCTTGAT AAATAATGCAGGTGTTATGTTCTGTCCTTTCCAACTGTCTGAAGATGAAGTTGAGATGCAGTTTGCCACAAATCATCTTG GTCACTTCCTACTGACCAACCTTCTCCTTGAGAACATGAAAACTACTGCTAAGTCTACCGGTATTGAGGGTCGCATTGTGAACTTGTCATCAGTTGCCCACCTCCATACATATCCAAAGGGGATTCAGTTTGATCAGCTCAATGACAAGAAAAC ATACAATGATAAAATGGCCTATGGACAATCTAAGCTTGCAAACATACTGCACGCAAAAGAGCTCTCTAGGCGGCTCAAG GAGGAAGGAGCTAACATCACAGTTAATTGCGTTCATCCTGGATTGATCATGACCAATTTGATGAGGCATTCCTTTGCTCTCATGA AGGTAATTCAAGTCGTCACTTACGTGTTCTGGAAGAATGTACCCCAG GGAGCAGCGACTACTTGTTACGTCGGGCTCAACCCTCAGCTGAAGGGGGTGACAGGCAAATACTTTGCAGACTGCAACGAGGAGAGGACGAGCGCGCACGCGAAGAGCGACGCCTTGGCGAAGCAGCTCTGGGAATTCAGCGAGGAGCTCATCAGATCCGCAAAATAA